A genomic segment from bacterium encodes:
- a CDS encoding exosortase/archaeosortase family protein, protein MTRGEWAIVALLLVGWGPGLLALSEVWSSVEYASHGYLVPFVALWAATAHRVRLAALPAAPVPGGLLALGALAVLYVGLIGFGDASLLGLLFVATVVVAVLALRGVEWVRTLRFPLSYLLFMVPLPIAWVNPLIVELQILVSTAAVRLLQMNGVAIFREGNVLTLPGDQTLFVADACSGITSLVTLIPIGVFIAYFTDSVAWRRVALVVAVVPIALAGNLLRVILTVVLAIEVDVAFATRGPLHEWAGVATYVLGCVCLLAVGEGLRRLSAAPSRGAVAS, encoded by the coding sequence ATGACGCGCGGCGAGTGGGCGATCGTCGCCTTGCTGCTCGTCGGCTGGGGGCCGGGCCTGCTGGCGCTCTCGGAGGTCTGGAGCAGCGTCGAGTACGCCTCCCACGGCTACCTCGTGCCCTTCGTCGCCCTGTGGGCCGCCACCGCCCACCGGGTTCGCCTGGCCGCGCTTCCGGCGGCGCCCGTCCCCGGCGGACTGCTCGCGCTGGGAGCCCTGGCCGTTCTCTACGTCGGCTTGATCGGGTTCGGCGACGCGAGCCTGCTCGGGCTGCTCTTCGTGGCGACCGTCGTCGTGGCGGTGCTCGCGCTGCGCGGCGTCGAGTGGGTCCGGACCCTGCGCTTCCCGCTCTCGTATCTGCTCTTCATGGTGCCGCTGCCGATCGCCTGGGTGAACCCGCTGATCGTCGAGCTGCAGATCCTCGTCTCGACGGCCGCCGTCCGGCTGCTCCAGATGAACGGGGTGGCGATCTTCCGCGAGGGCAACGTGCTGACGCTGCCCGGCGATCAGACCCTCTTCGTGGCGGATGCCTGCAGCGGGATCACGAGTCTCGTGACGCTGATCCCGATCGGCGTCTTCATCGCCTACTTCACCGACTCCGTCGCCTGGCGTCGGGTCGCGCTCGTCGTCGCGGTCGTGCCGATCGCGCTCGCCGGCAACCTGCTGCGCGTGATCCTGACCGTGGTCCTCGCGATCGAGGTCGACGTGGCGTTCGCGACCCGAGGGCCGCTCCACGAGTGGGCGGGCGTCGCGACCTACGTGCTCGGCTGCGTCTGCCTGCTGGCGGTCGGCGAGGGGCTGCGCAGACTCTCCGCCGCCCCCTCGCGTGGCGCGGTCGCGTCGTGA